A genomic stretch from Salvelinus namaycush isolate Seneca chromosome 25, SaNama_1.0, whole genome shotgun sequence includes:
- the zgc:153935 gene encoding uncharacterized protein CXorf38 homolog isoform X1: MVHEELSARLNDGGYKNWLKAGYCLLKLREGLHPFTDTEMRSFHGNLVTGNPGLRRPCRSGCRSKGNQLYSVCVVCTEWRTVILRHHTNPRGMVNWGNCRPPLWNQDHWELAKAYMPRGQAGVKGAELCDVSALLNLLNFCSHFNYVDQHCVREVIRCRNELMHSCEMRVCDQWMRRYQVSIQQLLQQFTHLPEVAAAGQQILEMLAVDLSVLVPGVDRVDGSVSEGLEPESISQWETDLLRERLQELLTDTDTQDTEELLRLRDFLLANRDLSDQFSSELQTITSMETQMRRGGGNEVETPE; the protein is encoded by the exons ATGGTACACGAAGAGTTGAGCGCTCGTCTGAACGATGGCGGGTATAAGAACTGGCTGAAAGCGGGGTACTGCCTCCTCAAACTGCGGGAGGGGTTGCACCCTTTCACCGATACTGAGATGAGATCCTTCCACGGAAATCTAGTCACTGGGAACCCAGGTCTGCGGCGGCCGTGTCGGAGCGGGTGCAGATCCAAAGGGAATCAG ctgtactctgtgtgtgtggtgtgcacaGAGTGGAGGACCGTGATCCTGAGGCACCACACAAACCCCAGGGGGATGGTGAACTGGGGGAATTGCAGACCCCCACTCTGGAACCAGGACCACTGGGAACTGGCCAAG GCCTACATGCCGCGGGGTCAAGCTGGGGTTAAGGGGGCGGAGCTGTGTGACGTGTCCGCACTGCTCAACCTCCTCAACTTCTGCTCCCACTTCAACTACGTAGACCAGCACTGTGTCAGAGAG GTTATCAGGTGTAGGAACGAGCTGATGCACTCCTGTGAGATGCGAGTGTGTGACCAGTGGATGAGGCGCTACCAGGTCAGCATACAGCAGCTCCTACAGCAATTCACACACCTACCAGAAGTGGCAGCAGCCGGACAACAGAtactagag ATGCTGGCTGTTGATTTGTCGGTGTTAGTTCCTGGTGTGGACCGAGTGGACGGTTCCGTGTCGGAGGGGTTGGAGCCTGAGTCTATCAGCCAATGGGAAACGGACTTGCTGAGAGAGAGGCTGCAGGAGCTGCttactgacacagacacacag GACACTGAGGAGTTGCTGAGACTGAGGGATTTCCTCCTGGCCAACAGAGACTTGAGTGACCAGTTCTCCTCTGAACTCCAGACCATCACATCAATGGAGACACAGATGAGAAGGGGGGGAGGGAATGAAGTGGAGACACCTGAGTAA
- the zgc:153935 gene encoding uncharacterized protein CXorf38 homolog isoform X2, translated as MVHEELSARLNDGGYKNWLKAGYCLLKLREGLHPFTDTEMRSFHGNLVTGNPGLRRPCRSGCRSKGNQLYSVCVVCTEWRTVILRHHTNPRGMVNWGNCRPPLWNQDHWELAKAYMPRGQAGVKGAELCDVSALLNLLNFCSHFNYVDQHCVREVIRCRNELMHSCEMRVCDQWMRRYQMLAVDLSVLVPGVDRVDGSVSEGLEPESISQWETDLLRERLQELLTDTDTQDTEELLRLRDFLLANRDLSDQFSSELQTITSMETQMRRGGGNEVETPE; from the exons ATGGTACACGAAGAGTTGAGCGCTCGTCTGAACGATGGCGGGTATAAGAACTGGCTGAAAGCGGGGTACTGCCTCCTCAAACTGCGGGAGGGGTTGCACCCTTTCACCGATACTGAGATGAGATCCTTCCACGGAAATCTAGTCACTGGGAACCCAGGTCTGCGGCGGCCGTGTCGGAGCGGGTGCAGATCCAAAGGGAATCAG ctgtactctgtgtgtgtggtgtgcacaGAGTGGAGGACCGTGATCCTGAGGCACCACACAAACCCCAGGGGGATGGTGAACTGGGGGAATTGCAGACCCCCACTCTGGAACCAGGACCACTGGGAACTGGCCAAG GCCTACATGCCGCGGGGTCAAGCTGGGGTTAAGGGGGCGGAGCTGTGTGACGTGTCCGCACTGCTCAACCTCCTCAACTTCTGCTCCCACTTCAACTACGTAGACCAGCACTGTGTCAGAGAG GTTATCAGGTGTAGGAACGAGCTGATGCACTCCTGTGAGATGCGAGTGTGTGACCAGTGGATGAGGCGCTACCAG ATGCTGGCTGTTGATTTGTCGGTGTTAGTTCCTGGTGTGGACCGAGTGGACGGTTCCGTGTCGGAGGGGTTGGAGCCTGAGTCTATCAGCCAATGGGAAACGGACTTGCTGAGAGAGAGGCTGCAGGAGCTGCttactgacacagacacacag GACACTGAGGAGTTGCTGAGACTGAGGGATTTCCTCCTGGCCAACAGAGACTTGAGTGACCAGTTCTCCTCTGAACTCCAGACCATCACATCAATGGAGACACAGATGAGAAGGGGGGGAGGGAATGAAGTGGAGACACCTGAGTAA